From a region of the Hymenobacter jejuensis genome:
- a CDS encoding cupin domain-containing protein, with protein MGTTDSLMAPIPGAERREVGGVQVEVVRTGDARVKRVIYPPGFRWSRDLKDIIGTELCMHAHVGFLAHGQLHIQYANGDGEEFVAPQVVAIEPGHDGWVVGEEPAVLIEFDFEQQTVQRLGLPLVHAQR; from the coding sequence ATGGGTACTACGGATTCACTGATGGCGCCCATTCCGGGGGCCGAGCGCCGTGAGGTAGGGGGCGTACAGGTAGAAGTGGTGCGCACCGGCGACGCGCGCGTCAAGCGGGTAATTTATCCGCCGGGTTTTCGCTGGTCCCGCGATCTGAAGGATATCATTGGTACTGAGCTTTGTATGCATGCACACGTCGGGTTTTTGGCGCATGGGCAACTGCATATTCAGTACGCCAACGGCGACGGCGAAGAATTCGTGGCGCCGCAGGTCGTGGCCATTGAGCCCGGTCACGACGGCTGGGTAGTAGGCGAGGAGCCCGCCGTGCTGATTGAATTTGACTTTGAGCAGCAGACTGTGCAGCGGCTGGGCTTGCCGCTGGTGCATGCGCAGCGTTAA
- a CDS encoding SGNH/GDSL hydrolase family protein codes for MLLKFIVRCLLFVFPIWLMGCTSKEPAPVQPLTYKVTLAGNSLLSGYLGFIMDEKIMTDVRAQAQTAGLGSGDLQNVAVANQTTQQILDKMERINAAYDDSKDVNVLVLWEGTNHIYYGAKAAQAEDALLQVCRQALAVHPKWKIVVGTLLPRSEEDTPANQETDRQATNAYLRNLQAQGSTAFHGLADVAADQRVGRAGDEQNTAYYHDRVHLNDAGQRVVAPIFSQAIVQAIQQVKSGK; via the coding sequence ATGCTCCTCAAATTCATCGTTCGCTGCCTATTATTTGTGTTCCCCATCTGGCTGATGGGATGCACCTCCAAGGAACCTGCCCCGGTTCAGCCCCTCACCTACAAAGTGACTCTGGCAGGCAATAGTTTACTATCTGGTTACCTGGGTTTTATCATGGATGAAAAGATCATGACTGACGTGCGGGCCCAAGCCCAAACCGCCGGGCTTGGCAGCGGCGATCTGCAGAACGTGGCCGTTGCCAACCAAACCACACAGCAGATTTTGGATAAAATGGAGCGCATCAACGCCGCCTACGACGACAGCAAAGACGTAAACGTGCTCGTGCTCTGGGAAGGGACCAACCACATCTATTACGGGGCCAAAGCGGCGCAAGCTGAGGATGCGCTGCTGCAAGTGTGCCGGCAGGCGCTGGCTGTGCACCCCAAGTGGAAAATTGTGGTGGGAACGCTGCTGCCCCGCTCGGAGGAAGATACGCCGGCCAATCAGGAAACCGACCGTCAGGCGACCAATGCTTATCTGCGCAACCTGCAGGCGCAGGGCAGTACGGCCTTTCATGGGCTGGCAGATGTCGCTGCAGATCAGCGCGTTGGGCGAGCCGGTGACGAACAAAATACGGCTTATTACCACGATCGGGTGCACCTCAACGACGCCGGACAGCGGGTGGTGGCGCCCATTTTTTCACAGGCCATCGTGCAGGCCATTCAGCAAGTAAAAAGCGGCAAATAG
- a CDS encoding ScyD/ScyE family protein, with protein MPHKHLLVSAFLLLTLLVTSCQNDDLGSLFPNQKTIITDDLTLPIGLSVDGKGRIWVSETGTGNNDAQISVVTQDGQVYPAFTGFASAVSQGGELGGIGHVLYKDGILYILEGGTGKLYRADVSAYKPGDPTRSAQSLASEDIGTFVRSQNLSTPIDSDIYDLTFGPDGDLYIADAGANAIIRRKKDTGALSVFAKIPNINPQVQSVPTGIVFDGNRFLVSTLTGFPFSTGAAKIVQVTLNGTVSDYRTGFTMLTNLALTTKNIPVVTEYAQFSLTPPAVGFVPKSGRVATETGTTLRGSLEQPTDIERVGEHTYYVLGHGDGTIQRLTY; from the coding sequence ATGCCCCACAAACACCTCCTTGTTTCCGCTTTTTTGCTGCTTACGCTGCTAGTTACCAGCTGTCAGAACGACGATTTGGGAAGCCTGTTTCCCAACCAGAAAACCATTATCACCGATGACCTAACCCTTCCTATTGGCCTGAGCGTAGATGGCAAAGGCCGGATTTGGGTCAGCGAAACAGGCACCGGTAACAACGATGCGCAGATTTCGGTAGTCACCCAGGATGGGCAAGTGTATCCGGCCTTTACCGGCTTCGCTTCCGCAGTATCGCAGGGCGGCGAGCTGGGCGGCATTGGGCACGTGCTGTACAAAGACGGCATTCTGTATATTCTGGAGGGTGGCACGGGCAAGCTGTATCGCGCCGACGTCTCCGCCTACAAACCCGGCGACCCGACCCGCTCCGCCCAGAGTTTGGCGTCGGAGGACATCGGGACGTTTGTACGGTCGCAAAACCTTTCTACCCCCATCGATTCGGATATCTACGACCTGACCTTCGGCCCCGATGGCGATCTGTACATTGCTGACGCTGGTGCCAACGCCATCATCAGGCGTAAGAAGGATACGGGCGCACTCAGCGTATTTGCCAAGATTCCGAATATCAATCCGCAGGTGCAATCCGTACCGACGGGTATCGTATTCGACGGCAACCGGTTCTTGGTCAGCACCTTGACTGGGTTCCCGTTCAGTACGGGCGCGGCCAAAATCGTGCAGGTGACGCTGAACGGCACCGTTTCGGACTACCGCACGGGCTTTACCATGCTCACCAACTTGGCCTTAACCACGAAGAATATTCCCGTTGTAACCGAGTACGCGCAGTTTTCGCTGACCCCTCCCGCCGTAGGCTTTGTGCCTAAGAGCGGCCGTGTGGCTACAGAAACGGGTACAACCCTGCGCGGAAGCCTCGAGCAACCTACTGATATAGAACGCGTTGGTGAGCACACCTACTACGTGCTCGGTCACGGCGACGGCACCATTCAACGCCTGACTTACTAA